A stretch of the Aminipila terrae genome encodes the following:
- the mazG gene encoding nucleoside triphosphate pyrophosphohydrolase, with the protein MEQKQEVLEEYRHLYKTAGNAGEAVTRLIDIIRILRKECPWDKEQTHESLRKCMIEEAYEAVEAINNEDLDNLEEELGDVLLQVVFHSSLAEENDNFDFIKVANRECEKMLRRHPHVFLKETIKTIDKVLEKWENVKRNEKGTTDCKSRLENVPRALPALMRSYKVQAKAAEVGFDWDDVECAFHKIREETEELVEVYIRDDKDSIAEELGDLLFSVVNVARFLKVDPEEALNLTSEKFIRRFGFIEDTARARKVSLEDMSLEEMDKLWDMAKMLEKKA; encoded by the coding sequence ATGGAACAGAAACAGGAAGTTTTGGAAGAATACAGACATTTATACAAAACTGCAGGAAACGCGGGAGAGGCGGTTACACGTTTAATTGACATTATCAGGATTTTAAGAAAAGAGTGTCCATGGGATAAAGAGCAAACTCACGAAAGCCTTAGAAAATGTATGATTGAAGAGGCTTATGAAGCAGTTGAAGCTATAAATAATGAGGATTTGGATAACCTAGAAGAAGAACTGGGTGATGTTCTTCTTCAAGTGGTCTTCCATAGTAGTTTAGCTGAGGAAAACGACAATTTTGATTTTATTAAGGTTGCTAACAGAGAATGTGAGAAAATGCTGAGGAGACATCCACATGTTTTTTTAAAAGAAACAATTAAAACTATTGACAAAGTCCTTGAAAAATGGGAAAATGTGAAAAGAAATGAGAAGGGGACCACAGATTGCAAATCAAGGCTGGAAAATGTTCCAAGAGCATTACCTGCTTTGATGAGAAGTTATAAAGTTCAGGCCAAAGCTGCAGAAGTTGGTTTTGACTGGGATGATGTGGAATGCGCTTTTCACAAAATTAGAGAAGAGACTGAAGAACTAGTAGAGGTTTATATCAGGGATGATAAGGACAGCATTGCTGAAGAACTAGGCGATTTGCTTTTTTCCGTTGTGAATGTTGCCCGATTTCTAAAGGTAGACCCGGAAGAGGCGTTGAATCTTACTTCCGAAAAGTTTATTAGGAGGTTTGGCTTTATTGAAGACACTGCCAGGGCTCGTAAAGTTTCACTTGAGGACATGTCTTTAGAAGAGATGGACAAGCTGTGGGATATGGCAAAGATGTTAGAAAAGAAAGCATAA
- a CDS encoding putative polysaccharide biosynthesis protein — translation MAKKSFVQGAVILGIAGIIIKVLGAFFRIPLANLIGSEGMGYYQTAYPIYVLFLTLATAGIPIAISRMVSERIAVDDYYEAHKVFRVSFILLFCIGITSAAICFFGAEMLVGAMGNPGAKLAMMAVAPALLFVPMQAAYRGYFQGMQDMKPTAVSQVTEQFCRVAAGLSLAYFLVRFGRQYAAAGASFGATAGAIGGVLTVVVVYLYKRGSLEHNIQRTKKRNTEKSSSILAKIFIIAIPVTIGAAIMPIMNAIDVSIVMRRLQETGWTYGAANSMYGQLTGMAGPLINFPQVLTQAVAMSLVPAVAASYKQKDMHFLRENVQTGLRMAIIIGLPCAFGLMALSEPIMLLLYPMQRASALGAAPCLFIMAFGVIFLSTVQTLTGVLQGVGKQMVPVRNLFIGAIAKVIITYTLTGVEMINVKGAAIGTVAAYMIAATLNVMAVKKYTGARFDFMLTYVKPVIATLFMAGAALLVHRILFGITGNALATLCAVCVAGAVYCVMLFVTKSIKREEIGNLPKGKTLLRIADKFKR, via the coding sequence ATGGCAAAAAAATCCTTTGTTCAAGGTGCCGTAATCCTTGGGATTGCGGGTATAATAATAAAAGTTCTGGGGGCATTCTTTAGAATTCCTTTGGCAAACTTAATAGGATCCGAGGGTATGGGGTACTATCAGACCGCATACCCAATATATGTTTTATTTTTAACGCTGGCAACTGCAGGAATTCCTATAGCTATTTCCAGAATGGTTTCAGAGAGAATTGCTGTTGATGATTATTATGAAGCTCATAAAGTTTTCAGAGTTTCTTTTATTCTGCTTTTTTGTATAGGCATTACTTCGGCTGCAATATGTTTCTTTGGGGCAGAAATGCTTGTGGGTGCAATGGGAAATCCAGGTGCAAAGCTGGCCATGATGGCCGTTGCACCAGCCCTGCTATTTGTACCTATGCAGGCAGCTTACCGAGGATATTTCCAAGGCATGCAGGATATGAAGCCTACAGCAGTTTCCCAGGTTACAGAACAATTTTGCAGAGTTGCTGCCGGTCTGTCTCTTGCATACTTCCTTGTAAGGTTTGGCAGGCAGTATGCTGCAGCAGGTGCTTCTTTTGGAGCAACAGCAGGTGCTATTGGAGGCGTGCTGACAGTTGTAGTAGTCTATTTGTACAAGAGAGGTTCCTTAGAACATAATATTCAGAGAACTAAAAAGCGTAACACTGAAAAGAGTAGCAGCATTTTAGCCAAGATTTTTATTATAGCTATACCAGTTACTATCGGGGCAGCTATTATGCCTATTATGAATGCGATAGATGTTAGTATTGTTATGCGCAGACTACAGGAGACAGGCTGGACTTATGGGGCGGCTAACAGTATGTACGGACAGTTGACCGGTATGGCAGGACCTCTTATTAATTTTCCTCAGGTTCTGACTCAGGCTGTTGCCATGAGTTTAGTTCCGGCTGTTGCGGCATCCTATAAGCAGAAGGATATGCATTTCCTTCGGGAAAATGTTCAAACGGGACTCAGGATGGCAATTATTATTGGATTGCCCTGTGCCTTTGGGCTGATGGCTTTATCGGAACCGATTATGTTATTACTTTATCCAATGCAGAGAGCAAGCGCTCTGGGTGCAGCACCATGTCTGTTTATCATGGCATTTGGAGTTATTTTCTTATCTACTGTACAGACTCTTACTGGCGTATTACAGGGTGTAGGAAAGCAGATGGTCCCTGTGAGAAATCTTTTTATAGGAGCTATAGCAAAGGTAATTATTACGTATACTTTAACTGGGGTTGAAATGATAAATGTTAAGGGTGCAGCTATAGGTACCGTTGCGGCATACATGATTGCAGCAACATTAAATGTTATGGCGGTGAAAAAATACACTGGTGCCAGATTTGATTTTATGCTTACTTATGTAAAGCCTGTGATTGCTACTTTGTTTATGGCAGGTGCAGCTTTATTGGTTCATCGCATCCTGTTTGGAATTACTGGAAATGCCCTGGCTACTTTATGTGCTGTCTGCGTAGCAGGAGCAGTTTATTGTGTAATGCTTTTTGTAACTAAATCCATTAAAAGAGAAGAAATTGGTAATTTACCGAAAGGGAAAACGTTACTCAGGATTGCAGATAAATTCAAAAGATAG
- a CDS encoding amidohydrolase — translation MIFTNISILDENMQLQENMYVGIKNEKIDYIGKEMPFIDYGESYNGKGKLLMSGFYNTHAHSPMTLLRGYGENLALQAWLNDRIFPFEAKLDGNAVYWGTMLAMAESLRFGIVSTTDMYYFCEDMVKAIEQTGAKDNVGRGVTNFTDSDLYDLESFSEMKALFGNYHNAAGGKIKVDMSLHAEYTSNLKTVQQMAAYTKAIGANMHVHVSETKLEHEECKARHNGMTPIQYFNSLGLLDTKTTAAHCVWVEPEDMDIMKEKGVTVASNPISNLKLSSGVCNVPELLRRGINVAIGTDSVSSNNSLNFIEEMKVFAIASKEKYQDPTAVTPMETLYAATRAGALSQGRDDCGKLAVGYKADLIVLDIMRPNFAPVHNMANNIVYSACGGDISMTVVDGKVLYKDGVYTTIDIEKTIFETNKATKKILSQL, via the coding sequence ATGATTTTTACAAATATATCAATTTTAGATGAGAATATGCAGCTGCAAGAAAATATGTATGTAGGAATAAAAAATGAGAAAATCGATTATATTGGTAAAGAGATGCCATTTATTGATTATGGTGAAAGCTATAATGGAAAAGGCAAGCTTCTAATGAGTGGATTTTATAATACCCATGCTCATTCACCTATGACTCTGCTTAGAGGATATGGAGAAAACCTTGCGTTACAGGCATGGCTTAATGATAGAATTTTTCCTTTTGAAGCAAAGCTAGACGGGAATGCTGTTTATTGGGGAACTATGCTGGCTATGGCTGAATCTCTCAGATTCGGAATCGTATCCACCACAGATATGTATTATTTTTGTGAAGATATGGTTAAAGCCATAGAACAGACAGGAGCAAAAGATAATGTGGGCAGAGGTGTGACCAACTTTACGGATTCGGATTTATATGATTTGGAAAGTTTTTCTGAAATGAAAGCATTATTCGGAAATTATCATAATGCGGCAGGAGGTAAAATAAAAGTAGATATGAGTCTTCATGCCGAGTATACTTCAAATCTTAAAACTGTACAACAGATGGCAGCATATACAAAGGCGATTGGTGCTAATATGCATGTACATGTTTCGGAAACAAAATTAGAACATGAAGAATGTAAAGCAAGACACAATGGCATGACTCCTATACAGTATTTTAACAGCCTTGGGCTGCTAGATACCAAAACAACAGCAGCTCACTGTGTATGGGTAGAACCAGAGGATATGGATATAATGAAGGAAAAGGGTGTTACTGTGGCAAGTAATCCTATCAGTAATTTAAAATTATCCAGTGGTGTCTGCAATGTACCTGAATTACTAAGGAGAGGAATCAATGTTGCTATAGGAACAGATAGTGTTTCCAGCAATAACAGCTTGAATTTTATAGAAGAAATGAAAGTCTTTGCTATTGCTTCAAAGGAAAAATATCAGGACCCTACAGCTGTTACCCCAATGGAAACTCTTTATGCGGCAACAAGAGCAGGTGCACTGTCCCAGGGAAGGGATGATTGCGGCAAACTAGCTGTCGGATATAAAGCAGACCTGATTGTTCTTGATATTATGAGGCCGAATTTTGCCCCTGTGCATAACATGGCAAACAATATAGTATATTCAGCATGTGGCGGTGACATTTCGATGACAGTGGTTGATGGAAAAGTCCTTTATAAAGATGGAGTTTATACAACTATAGATATTGAAAAGACAATATTTGAGACAAACAAGGCCACAAAGAAAATTTTAAGTCAGCTATAA